Sequence from the Parvicella tangerina genome:
TGACTTCTGATTACCTTGCAGGCGGTGGGGATGATATGACTTTTTTCGCTGGGGCTGTTGATTCAGAGAAGTTAGATGTAAAATTGAGAGATGCTATACTGGACTACATATCTGGTTTGGCAGAAAAGAATATTAAAATTGATGCTGAACTAGATGGGAGAGTTTACATTGCAGAATAGAAGAGACTTTGTAAAAAGGTTAGGTCTTGGTGCTTTTGGAGTGGCAACCTTGTCGAGTTTTGACTGGTTGTCTGTTCTCGATGATCTTTCGAAGCGAGATTTAGTTCATCTTACCGTTTTGCATACTAACGATATGCATAGCAGAATAGAGTCTTTTCCTTCTGATCACAAGAAGTACCCTGGGCAGGGAGGGATACTAGCCATGGGTAATATGGTGAATAAAGTTAGAGATGAAGTGGGAGATTTACTTCTGTTGGATGCTGGAGATATTTTTCAGGGAACTCCATATTTTAACGAGTTTGGAGGTGAGTTGGAGTTTAAGTTGATGAGTCAACTGAAGTATGATTGTTCTACCATGGGAAATCACGACTTTGACAATGGGCTTGAAGGGTTTGATCGCATGTTGAAACATGCTGATTTCCCTTTTGTGACATCCAATTACGATTTTAGTGATACAATCTTGAATGGTAAAACACTTCCGCATACGATTCTATTTAAGAAAGGTTTGAAAATTGGAGTTTTTGGGGTAGGAGTAGCTTTTGATGGACTGGTAAGTGAGAAAAATTATGGAACTACGAAGTATCTGGATCCAATAAAAGTAGCCAATGAAAAAGCTGCATTTCTGAAGCAGGAGTTGAAGTGTAACATGGTTATATGCCTATCTCACCTTGGGTATGATTACAAGAATACAAAGGTTTGTGATAAGGATTTGGCGCAACAAACAGATCATATTAGCCTGATCATTGGTGGCCATACGCATACTTTTTTACCAAAAGCTGAAACCTAT
This genomic interval carries:
- a CDS encoding bifunctional metallophosphatase/5'-nucleotidase — translated: MGEFTLQNRRDFVKRLGLGAFGVATLSSFDWLSVLDDLSKRDLVHLTVLHTNDMHSRIESFPSDHKKYPGQGGILAMGNMVNKVRDEVGDLLLLDAGDIFQGTPYFNEFGGELEFKLMSQLKYDCSTMGNHDFDNGLEGFDRMLKHADFPFVTSNYDFSDTILNGKTLPHTILFKKGLKIGVFGVGVAFDGLVSEKNYGTTKYLDPIKVANEKAAFLKQELKCNMVICLSHLGYDYKNTKVCDKDLAQQTDHISLIIGGHTHTFLPKAETYSNKSGKKVLVNQAGWSALSLGRVDFVFSKESGEIVENEYAEVYSKNYANFS